The DNA segment TTGGACCTCTGGCTGCTGCAGGAATCCTGGCCCCCATCCCAGACCTGCTAGGGCTCCTCTGCTGCTCCTGAGGGCTGGAGCCTGCTTGTGCCTTTCTCCCTGGGAGCCCCATCGCTGGTACAGCTGGCGTCCTTgcttgtgggtgggggagggcctgAGTGACCAGAGGCCTCTGTCTGGCCTTGCAGGCCTGGAGGTCAGAGCTGCTATGGGGCAGGAGccctgcggtggggggaggggagtgtttaGGAAAGGGGGGGTTCTGCATCCTCCACAGTTTGGGGGGAGCAAGGCAGTGTCCACATCCTCGGCCGTGCAGCAGGgctgtgcccctgcccccagcacccacctgATGCAGCCGGCTCTGTGCgaacagcccctgtgctgttggcACAGCTGAGCCCACTGCCCGtcgtcccctccccacagcccagcctgggccctcgcagccctggggaaggggggcataGCTCTGTGCTTCTGGGCAGAAGGGCCTTATTGCCTGTTACAGCACTGGTGGGTACTGGGCAgcttccctgcagccctgcccgcGCTGGGTTCCCGTGGGCTTGGGAACGGCGCGtgcccaggctggctgggagcAGCGAGGGTGGGTGGGACTGGAGCTCATGCATTAGGTATGTGCTTGTCAGCACCTGCCTGATGCTGGAGCCCCGCTGCAGTGCTGGCTCCTCCCCTCTCACTGCAGCGAGCCAGGCCCGGGGACAGCCCAGCCTCCGACCTGACCCGGCAGTAAGCTGGCAGGGGCTGCCGCAGCCCTCGGACAGCgagggggctgggggatgggCACCACCTAGGAGTTCGATCCCCGCTCTGCCACCGAGGCGCTGTGGCCTTGGGTGAGtcgctccccctccccgctcgaTGCCTGTCCTTGGCTCTGAAGGGGGCAAGTGCCCAGCACGGTCCCTGTGGCAGGGAGCTCCCTCACTGCTCTGCGGCGGTGGCCAGCATGGCCGGGGGGTTCTCTCAGCAGGGTGTGTGACTGCTGCTAGATCTAGGGCAGGGCCTGCTCTGCGTGCGTGCGGAGccactgctgtgctcctcccccacacctgcaGTCTGCGCGGAGCCGCAGCGTGGCAGCCAGTCACAGCCTGCAGCGTTTTCCTCTGCAGTGCTGGGCACCAGAGTCAGTGAAATGGAATCCCGGGCTCcctgtgctctggggcagggctgccgggggggggcagggggcgctggtaGAGGGACTGGTCTCCAAACCCAggtcccttctccagctgtgcTGACCAGCAGGCACTAATGTCCCGGGCTGTCTAGCAGCCCTCACTGAACGGagatctctctcctccccccccccccacccccccagagtgtgggggagCTGTGGGCCCCACCTCACCACCAACACTGGCATGGGGCTCTGGGTCCACTGTCCTGGAGAGACCCCTCAATGGCTCTTCTCTCTCTGCAGCGTGAATGTATCTCAGTCCATGTCGGCCAGGCAGGTGTCCAGATGGGCAACACCTGCTGGGAGCTGTACTGCCTGGAGCACGGCATCCAGCCTGACGGGCAGATGCCCAGCGACAAGACCATCGGGGGAGGGGACGACTCCTTTACCACCTTCTTCTGTGAGACGGGTGCCGGGAAGCACGTCCCCAGGGCGATCTTCGTGGACCTGGAACCCACCGTGATCGGTGAGTGAAGACACCTGTGTGGGGCGGAGGAGAGCCCTGCTCGCTCGTGAAGGATTTAGGTCCCCGGCTAGAGCTGCGTCTGCCTCCTGGACTGCCATACACTGCAGCTGCTAGTGTGGGCAGCACCTGCCCTAGCTGTGTGCCAGGCCCTTCCGCCTGGACTGGGACTGGCCTTCCCCGCTGCAGGGGAGTGCTCTGAGGATGAGAAGCGCTGTGTACGCTGATGCTCCTTACCCATGACCCAGGCGTGGTGCCGAGAGACCTACCCAGCCGGCAGGTCCGCTCAGGGCTAGACTGAACTCCCTCGGGGCAGGGGGTACCACTTCCTGGTGTTGGCGACATACTGGGCCCCCTGCCATGCCCTGAGGGCCTGGGGCAGCCTGTCCTGTTGGGTGGAGGCCAGCCATCCTCCACCCCCTGCGCTAGCAGGCCAACTCGGTGCACCAGCCTCTGCTAATGTCAGTGGGGCGCACACAGGAACATTCAGAGGGCGTGAGCAGCCAGCCCAGTgaggccaggctggggcaggagcctgggctggCAGCAAGGGGGTGGGGTACAGACAGACTGTTAATTGGGGGGGGAGACCATGACTGGACAAGTTTGTGCACCACTGGCCTAGAGTCCTGTCCCACACCCCTCCTTTCGTCTCTTCCAGATGAGATTCGGACCGGCATCTACCGCCAGCTCTTCCACCCAGAGCAGCTCATCACCGGCAAGGAAGATGCTGCCAATAACTATGCCCGTGGGCACTACACCATCGGCAAGGAGATCATTGACCAAGTGTTGGACAGGATCCGGAAGTTGGTATGCAGCCTGTCCGAtgggatattgggggggggggggggggcgctgctcTGCCCAGCCAAGGAGCTGGTAAGAGGGCTCCAGCATCTCACTGGAAGTCCCAACAAAACATGGCTAAAGGTGCTCTTACCTGGGGAGgctctgggagctggaggggtggggggagggtgtctgtcTGACACAGGGGCTGCTTCTTCCTGTGGGCTGGCCAGGGAATGGGGGAAGTCTCCCTCAGCTGGTTCTCTACCTCAGTCCTTCTTGGCCATGTCTGTGCTGCAGCCTGGATTGGCTGGTACTTACTCTAATGAGCTCTGATCTGTTTTCCCCGCAGGCCGACCAGTGCACGGGGCTCCAGGGCTTCCTGGTCTTCCACAGCTTCGGGGGCGGCACCGGCTCTGGATTCACCTCCCTGCTGATGGAGCGTCTCTCCGTTGACTATGGCAAGAAGTCCAAGCTGGAGTTCGCCATCTACCCAGCGCCTCAGGTCTCCACCGCAGTGGTGGAGCCGTACAACTCCATCCTGACCACCCACACCACCCTGGAGCACTCGGACTGCGCCTTCATGGTAGACAACGAGGCCATCTACGACATCTGCCGCAGGAACCTGGACATCGAGCGCCCCACCTACACCAACCTGAACCGCCTTATTAGCCAGATTGTGTCCTCCATCACCGCCTCCCTCCGATTCGATGGTGCCCTGAATGTAGATCTGACGGAGTTCCAGACCAACCTGGTGCCCTACCCCCGTATCCACTTCCCGCTGGCCACCTACGCCCCCGTCATCTCTGCAGAGAAGGCCTATCATGAGCAGCTGTCCGTGGCTGAGATCACAAACTCTTGCTTTGAGCCAGCCAACCAGATGGTGAAGTGCGACCCCCGTCATGGCAAATACATGGCCTGCTGCCTCTTGTACCGCGGGGACGTGGTGCCCAAAGACGTCAATGCTGCTATTGCCGCCATCAAAACCAAGCGCAGCATCCAGTTTGTGGACTGGTGCCCGACTGGCTTCAAGGTTGGTATCAACTACCAGCCCCCAACTGCAGTTCCCGGTGGTGACCTCGCCAAGGTGCAGCGGGCCGTGTGCATGCTGAGCAACACCACGGCCATTGCCGAGGCCTGGGCTCGGCTGGACCACAAGTTTGACCTGATGTATGCCAAGCGGGCCTTTGTTCACTGGTATGTGGGAGAGGgcatggaggagggggagttCTCAGAGGCCCGGGAAGACATGGCTGCCCTGGAGAAGGATTATGAGGAGGTGGGCCTGGACTCCTATGAGGAtgaagaggagggagaggagtactGAGGCGCTGGCTGAAGGACTTTCATGTTGTTGTTGTGTTAATTGCAAAATCCTTTAAACAATAAACAGTCTCCTTGGTCTTGAACCCGAACCCAAGGCTGTGGGTGTTTCTTGCCAGGTGCAGGGTTGTAGTGAGTGTCCCAGGTCTGCTGCGCTGACGCGGAGCGGCTCGTTACAGCcctgggggccaggctgggaatggggtcgTAAGACATCCCGGGCAGTGCAATAGCATGGGGCAACCTACCCTGCTGACAGCCCCAAACCAGATAGCGGGCCCCTAGCTGGAGCTGTGGGCGAGTGGTGGCTGCTAAGCCCTAGACATGACCAGGTGGCTCGGGGATCAATCCCCCTCTCTCGCTGGAGGAGGGGTGGACACAACTCCAGGTACTAGGGGCTGCTCCCCACGGGCCCAGCTGTAAGGGGCCCTCCAGGGCTGCACccctgcacaaagcagccagTGCAGCATGGCCAGTTCTGTTGCTTAATGATGGGAAGTGTCATGGTGGTGACAGGACTAACCGAGGGGAGCTCCCCTGTTTGAAACCTCCAGTCTGTGCCTTGGCTTCCAGGGAGCAGGCCCCGGGGCTCTAGCCTTGCCTGCACTCGCCAGGCGAGGGGCATGGAGCCTGCCTGATGGCCTTGcagtggcagagcccagggctggactagCGGGAGCTACACAggagaaggggtttgttactctactggcttgggagggccCCTGGCTATTGGCTCAGCAGCTGTAGGACTGGAGCAGGTGCGGGAAGGTGAGCTGGCATCTGGCTGGGCCACACCCACTGGtgccctgttcccctccctgggccaggctctgcccctgctcccaagGCCCCATGTGGTGCCAGCCATTGGGTGctggctctccctgcagcccatgggggagggggcgggctgGGAATGGAGGCCTGGCTCaggaagggggggttgtggtTAATCATTGACTtgtgctctggccccagcccaacATGGCCCTGCTCCCTAGTAACTAATGCTCCAGTGCTGCCCTCTCCTGGTCAAGCCCCAGCatccagagctgggctcccagcagcaatCGCACCCAGAACCACAGGAGGCTGCTTGCCCCCTGGTGcccacaatgggggggggggggggggctctcagcCAGACTGGGGCGGGGCTGCAATATTTTTCTTGTACTGCCCAGGGGCTGCTTCATCCCTAGCCTGATAGCAGCTGCCagccacagcccagcaggaaagCAGCCGTCAGGCTGGAGTTGTGGCTAGACAGACTTAATCTCTGCACCTATCCCCAATTCCATATGTTCCCACGCctcttctctctgcccccacagctgcctgggggTCACAGGAATCCCACAGAGCCAGGCCACATTCTCTGCACACACTTTACTGAACAGACAACACCGGGTGGGGTCACAGGCTGGGCCCCACCTCCCTTCCAGCAGGAGGAGGTGGCAGCagctctgagggagggggaaggctgggCCTGGGGTGGTGCAGGGTAGAGCCCAGATgcaggcaacccccccccccccccccagctctggctgAGGGGCAGAAGGCAGCGTCTCTCCCCCCCCGGGCAAGGAAATGGGGCGAAGGCCACTCCAGCTGGAGGCAGACCAGGGCTGgtagcaccttcccctccccagccacgtGGAGCTCGGCTGGGCCCAGGTACCCTCCTGCTCAGGGCATGTGACCTGCAGCCGGCCCAGGCCTGAGGCTGGCTGAGTTCCTAGCAGGGGGCACTGGTGGCAGGA comes from the Emys orbicularis isolate rEmyOrb1 chromosome 11, rEmyOrb1.hap1, whole genome shotgun sequence genome and includes:
- the LOC135885620 gene encoding tubulin alpha-4A chain, with product MRECISVHVGQAGVQMGNTCWELYCLEHGIQPDGQMPSDKTIGGGDDSFTTFFCETGAGKHVPRAIFVDLEPTVIDEIRTGIYRQLFHPEQLITGKEDAANNYARGHYTIGKEIIDQVLDRIRKLADQCTGLQGFLVFHSFGGGTGSGFTSLLMERLSVDYGKKSKLEFAIYPAPQVSTAVVEPYNSILTTHTTLEHSDCAFMVDNEAIYDICRRNLDIERPTYTNLNRLISQIVSSITASLRFDGALNVDLTEFQTNLVPYPRIHFPLATYAPVISAEKAYHEQLSVAEITNSCFEPANQMVKCDPRHGKYMACCLLYRGDVVPKDVNAAIAAIKTKRSIQFVDWCPTGFKVGINYQPPTAVPGGDLAKVQRAVCMLSNTTAIAEAWARLDHKFDLMYAKRAFVHWYVGEGMEEGEFSEAREDMAALEKDYEEVGLDSYEDEEEGEEY